One window from the genome of Petrotoga miotherma DSM 10691 encodes:
- a CDS encoding MarR family winged helix-turn-helix transcriptional regulator, with protein sequence MENNPSIQMEKLIREICSKVKSEGRKVLKEFNISPAQFDVLQTVYFKGPKMLSDISKRLGVTKSTTTGLIRRLEIAGYLVREKSKKDKRVYVVQITQEGTNIIENVIKNRVKLMEKVYEKLGEKERSIEILNEINKILNEKRGEI encoded by the coding sequence ATGGAAAATAATCCTTCAATTCAAATGGAAAAGTTAATTAGAGAAATTTGTTCAAAAGTTAAAAGTGAAGGAAGGAAAGTCTTAAAAGAATTCAACATTTCTCCAGCTCAGTTTGATGTTTTGCAAACCGTTTATTTCAAAGGTCCTAAAATGCTCAGTGATATCAGTAAAAGATTGGGAGTAACTAAAAGCACAACAACAGGACTCATTAGAAGATTGGAGATTGCAGGATATTTGGTTAGAGAAAAATCCAAGAAGGATAAAAGGGTATACGTTGTCCAAATAACTCAAGAAGGAACTAATATAATAGAAAACGTGATAAAAAACAGGGTAAAATTAATGGAAAAAGTATATGAAAAATTGGGAGAAAAAGAAAGAAGCATAGAAATATTAAATGAGATCAATAAGATTTTGAATGAAAAACGGGGTGAGATTTAA